From the genome of Papaver somniferum cultivar HN1 chromosome 2, ASM357369v1, whole genome shotgun sequence, one region includes:
- the LOC113350846 gene encoding uncharacterized protein LOC113350846 yields the protein MIKDLWLVANLAIVTELWKLRNKSYFDNIAVQWLGFKGRVYQVIRDNSIRMKGHMYNTLEELRILNYFKVRHRSCKTSTPIEISWTPSNQDEIMICCDGASFGNPGQAGSGIVFRDASSEVLGVLCVGLGWQTNFYTEVCAIIYVAIVAKRWNMRSICIRYDSKSCIQAFQKGELPWHLVQKWKIAKSYYNNVRYIHSYREVNFSADASAKKACLLAEDIFEFYEGRPGFIPSVEWPGRVYYRFN from the coding sequence ATGATAAAGGACCTGTGGTtagttgcaaatcttgcaattgtCACGGAGTTATGGAAGTTACGCAATAAGTCTTATTTTGATAATATAGCAGTTCAATGGCTTGGATTTAAAGGGAGAGtttatcaggtaattcgtgataattcTATTAGAATGAAGGGTCACATGTATAATACTTTAGAGGAGTTACGCATTCTGAATTATTTCAAGGTGCGGCATAGATCATGCAAAACGTCTAccccaattgagattagttggaCTCCTTctaatcaagatgaaatcatgatctgttgtgatggtgcatctttCGGAAACCCAGGCCAAGCTGGTTCAGGTATTGTTTTCCGTGATGCAAGTTCGGAGGTGCTTGGTGTTCTTTGTGTTGGCCTTGGTTGGCAAACCAATTTCTATACGGAAGTATGTGCGATTATTTATGTTGCGATTGTGGCTAAGAGATGGAATATGCGGAGTATTTGCATTCGTTATGATTCGAAGAGTTGCATACAAGCTTTTCAAAAGGGTGAGCTTCCTTGGCATCTGGTGCAGAAGTGGAAAATTGCGAAGTCTTACTACAACAACGTTCGTTATATTCATAGCTATAGGGAGGTTAATTTCTCAGCTGATGCCTCGGCCAAGAAAGCTTGTTTGCTGGCTgaggatatttttgagttttatgagggtaggccaggttttattccaTCTGTGGAATGGCCTGGAAGGGTTTATTATCGCTTCAATTAA